A stretch of DNA from Acropora palmata chromosome 12, jaAcrPala1.3, whole genome shotgun sequence:
TTTCATGGAAACTCAACAGATGTATAATCATTGACAAGGCTTTGGCTTACTGTTCCTTACAGACAaatgatctattactgaaatAACTTTTTACACAATAGTCacaaaaaatacatatatCCACTCCTCAAGGAGTAGGATTCACGTACAGTTTCTTTTATCAATAGTGTCTTAAAGgataacataaaataattatagtttGGAAAGCTGCTAAGTtaaattttccatttattaGCTAatcaatttgtaaaaaaaaaatcgttttacTTTATCCCTTAACCTTGTTGTATAACTCTGACAAGAGATAAGTGACTACAGCTGGAACATGCAGTTAGCACAAAGAAGCCTGTTCATTTTTAACTAccaataaatttcaaattattttggaaGAGGTGTAAATAGTATAAACATGTTTATTTCCTTTGATATCTTGTTGATGGTGAATAGCAATCAGAGCAATGGGGTGGAGGTGGCTGCAAATTGCATATTGTGCATCGACTTGTTGCTAACCAGTGCAGACAACTGTGCATGTGGGGAAGGGGGAACTTGCTTtgccttaaccctttcactcccgttagtgccaattggcacttatagattttactctgtctaacgccagacgattttactcgtcaatggggaaccccttgggaatTAAAGGGTTAACTGCAAATAACTTTTACATCattcttaaattttttttaactctccCACTGTATGGGCCTTAACCAATCTCATTCCTTTCACTCACATTACTTTGTCCAGCAGAACTGGAAATACATCAAATCTGggcaattaaaaaaacacaagcaGGAATTCCTGGTTGTGGTTTAATTCAATTAAGTGCATGAGTCAGACCTTTTGGATAAAATTATaaagttagccaatcagatttgGCTGGCTTTTTTGAGCACTTTAAGCATAACCCAGGAGTCTTTATTCTTGGTGCTGAACAAAAGGACTAGGGGCAAGACtagaccaaaacaaaaaagttcaAACGTAAGGCCCATACAATGCACATTATCAAAGTTTGTCATTTCTTGCTCTGGAGAAGAAGTTGAGAGGAACATAATACTGGgtgtttttcttaattttcagATGCTTCTGTGACACTCAATTGGCATCTCTGTCTTCCCTGATTCCCCACAGCCAGTTAGCCATAACTTGCCTAGTTGCATTACTATCACCTACATGGCCACTCCCACGAATTAGATTGAGTTCCTCTACTTCAAGTCTCCATCTCGGTTTGCAGGGGTCAGTTCTGTCAATGCAAATGTTGCGAAGAGTGATACAGACCATAATTATGACTTGAATGTTGTCTAAGGCACATTCTGTTTTCTTGTACAAAATGTGCCATCTCCCCTTGAGCATACCATAGCCTTTTTCCTTAAACCACTCGAGCGGAGCAAAGTCTCAAGTTAAAGTATCTCTCCAGGGGCACTCGTGTTCCCTCTTTGTATGGTTTGAGTAGCCAAGGACGGTTGGGGAAGGCTGAATCTCCAACAGTTGTTAACGGAATTTCACCATGAGGGTAGAGGTTCAAGGACCTGTTGGGTAGTACATGACCTTCTTCAAACTGGGAGTAGATCTCACAATTTTTCAGCAGCCTAGAGTCATGTGTTGAGCCTGGTGCACCAACGGCAGCCCACATAAACCTCTTGTTATATCCAATGAAGCCCATATTTGTGACCGAGTACCTCTTCTTAAAACTGTAGAAATTTTTCATAGTGGTGTAAACATACACGTGGAAGCCATCCCATGCTCCAACGCAGGGGAACTCCCAATTATCTAGAAATACTTGAAGTTCCTGGCTCCACTCTTCTGACGTTCTTGGAAGGAAAACGAATCTGTCATACAAATTTTTCACTATGGCCTTGCAAACATCCAGAAAAATGCAGTGAGCAGTTGGAGCTGCAATGCCAAATAGATCTCCCACTGTCAAGAACGTACAGCCATGAGCAAGTCGATACAGACAGATGGCTAACTGGGTAGCTGGTGGTGTAGGATTGAGTTTCATTGGAGTAGGCTGTTTGGTGATGTCGTTTTCGATTTCAGCCAGAATAAACCTAAAGGTGTCCCGAGAAACCCTCATCCGTTTCTTGAAAGCCGCATCATCCCAGTTTCGATAACCTTGAGACCACCAGTTGTTGATTCTGAGCTCATCAAGGCCTCTCGCCTGTCTTTGCTTTTTACTTAACAAGATAACGGACAAAGCAGCTGCTTGAGCAACTTCTGTTTCAAAGCTTAATTCCTTCGTAAAACGCCTTtttgacaataaattattcattgtCAGTAAAGAGTGTTGTCCTTCTTCGGCAGCTCTTCTTTTCCTCGAAAAAAGCTTCACGAGTTGTGTcattgccgccattttgaaatttgccgCCAATGCTAACTAGAACATTTGACCAGGGCCCAAGCCTTTTCGACCTGCTTTCTCGGAAATCCGTCCAGAAAACTCGTCCACTATAAAACACGGGACGAGTCACACGACACACCGATAGTTCGTCTCACAGTCCTTCCCGTATTTATACTAGACGGATGATCCTTCTCGACGGATGATCCGTCTGGACGGATGATCCGTCTCCAGTATAAATCGAGCCAATATAACATTCTATAACGTTCCGGATAACCTAGATATCTAAGCATCACAAAATTAACTTTCTTTTATGACATTAATTGCGTAACACGAAAAACTCGAGATGGGAGGCGTCATTCCATGACCACTGcaccagcctgacttcccaaggagttaCAGCATGGGAGGTTTCCCACATCTAGATCTGGTTACCCACCTGGTTATAAACCCCATCCAACAGAACTTCACTTCGGGGATTCCTGCAGCAGTTTAAACATGGTTGTTTGAGTGTGACCACAAAATAGTGGTTGATCTTTACAGATTGTCCAAGCACCAAGCTGCATATTTGCGgttatgtatatattttcacAAACGCGTTTTACACATGTACCTACTTGACATTTTGTATCAAGTCAGTCGACCTCGCCCACCACTACAGGGCATCCAGACGGTCAGTACAACTATACTGccctgcccccccccccccctccttCTTTACAAAGTTGGGTAATGAGGTGATTAATTGAGATCCTGTACAATCTCGTAGATCGCGGATCGACACGCTCTAATTTTggcaaaagatgaaaaagcaagcaaaataCACACGTGAGAGTGTAATTGCCATGCGTGCACGAAATATTCACTACTCGCCTAAATGAAAGGTTAAGAGCACTCCAGGGATTTCAAAGCGCCAATTTGTGCCCATCTCACTGCAATATAATACTGCACTGAAAGAAGCTTCGTGGTCTCAATTTTTACACAAATACATACTTGATTTCCCCCATATCTATGTGATAACATTGCAATAAGAGATGGCTTGTATCTCAGTGGAAAGAGGCGtacaactgaaaaatagcGTATCGGCACTTGTCTTGAGCATAGTTTCTTCGTTCTGAAACGACAGGGTACACATTCCGTTAGTTGCTTGATAGTATAAAATCCCAGTGTTCAACATCCATCAAATTGGATTCTTTACAAGTTTTTGTTCTCACAGACTGGATTAAAAACCCTTTCTTGCGATATGTAGGGTTTCCCTGAGAGATGCATCCGTGACTTTTCCACTTATTTTCGAGGCCGTTTAGTGAAGATTGTagccatgaaaaaaaagaaaaattgtgaaaagTTTAAAGAGATGATTCACGGCTGATCAGATCTAAAGGGTTGTGGCTAAATCATACCGTCCAGAAGGACAGCCGAGGAATACTGAGAAGGAGAATCCGAGTCAAGCATACGTTGGAAATTGTTGGCAATGTCAATATGGCGGACTATCCGTGAACTTGCGGTTAAAATATTTGGGTGGACGAACATGGACAGCCACGATTTCATTTCATCAAAGTCCTTTTAAAACTAATGCGAATTTTAGATGGCAAAATTACCAGTGTTTTTTTACCCTTGTAACCTTTAAATTCCCCTCATTCTTCTATAAAGCTTTACTCTTTGCCCAATGCCAGCCAACGAAGCTTCAGCTGCACAAAAAGAGATAAGACTGTAAACTTTTCCGTAACTTAGATTCATTCAGACACTTGTATTTTAACCTGAAGTTCACGGTTGACATTGCCTTCAATTTCCGACTTTCGTTCCACTCTGATTCTCGTTCCTAGTACTCTTGGCTGTCCTTCTGGAAGATACGATTTAGGCACAACTTTTCCTTTCCCGTTTAACCAGGCCTTGTTACGTTGACCGCATACCGCTGTTCTAAACGCGAGGTATAGGATTAGCCCTGTAGGTCACGCGGATATTCTTGTTTATTTGGGCATGCAAATTGTCACCCTTACGATTTTTTAAGCCTCCAACACCCTCAAATATTGCCTTGCTGTGTTTCACATATACAAGAGGATATTTCAGACTGAATAGAAAAGGAAATAGCGAGGTTGACCACgaaagcaaataatttttttcccagatGCCTCAAAGAAACGGGCTATAAATCATTGTACGGCGGGGCACGCAACGCGTAAGGTTCCTGAGCACGCATTGTCTGTGACGCGCAATACCACTGCCCGTTTTGACAACAGACAGTACAGCGTTTTTCGAGCaaatattaaatgaaaaaattctcAAGGACGCTTGCTTCCTTACGAAGAACTTGAATGTAAGccagaaagaaaaatacacaAGACTCGTGGAAAATCATTTGAATAACCAAGTCATGCTTCAGATATCaacctttttttcaaaactagaTTTTCTCTAGAACCATCATTACCGTAACTATTAATAAGAGGTGGGTGATAATGCTAGTTTCAGCCTTGTGtttgtttaaatttcagaCAATTCCTAGATGTGACCTATTGGAGCCAAGTGAAACATAACCTGTAATGATGTCGCCCTCCTTGCAGTTTTGAGTTCAAAATACTGGCAAAATGAAGACATTTTAAGTACAGAGAAAACTTCTTTTTCACAattgtcaaaattttttttttttttaaagacagAAGACAGAAGAATACATTTGCCAACCAATTGGAAGCTtttcataattaattaattcccTAATGGTCGTTATGAACCAATTTGGAGCTTTAATAACCCCGACAAAACGGCGAGGTGAACGTGTCATATTTCCATATTTAACCATGAATAAAATTGGTTTACACGTCTCGCAGGAGTCTTCTTAACTTTGTACATTTCACAGCCGCTGTCTTCCTTTTCACGCCGTAAAACAATGCTCTTGGACGACGTAAGCTCCTGacaaaaaagtttctttttctttccatctccGAAACGCCCATACAGTCGAATTCCAAGATAATAGGAACACATTTTATGATATTACATTATAAGATTGCGCTCTAGTTGTCTTTGACGTTTTCCTTGGTTATGCTCTCTAATAATACAAAGCAGGATCTGTTTAAAGATAGCTCAATTTGTAAAAGCACCGTGATATCACCACAGTATGAGAGTTTATGCCCCAGGTTATAAGCTACTTTTATAATTACTTTTCTTTACTATggaaaaaaactaaaacaaaaagaatctGTCTAAAGATAGCTCAATTTGTAAAAACATCGCGACGTCAGCAAAGCATGAGAGTTTATGCCCAAGGTTATAAGTTTCTTTGATAAAACTTTTCGTTGCTaggaaacaagaaacaaacagaATCTGTCTAAAGATAGCTCGATCGGTAAACAACAACGCGACATCAGCACCGTATGAAAGTTTATGCCCCAGGTTATGAGCTCCTGTGATAATTACCTTTCTTTGCTggagaaaataattaaaacaaaagatgaaGAGTTCAGGTACTTTTTATTCACCTTGAACAACAATAAACTCCTCCAATTTGAACTGTTTATGTAGAGCACTCAAGCTGCTATAGTTAATACGCGGCACCGTTAAGCAAACTGTCGCATGTCTCTACTCGACAGACTTTAACTACGCTAACTGAGTCGCATTCTGCTCTACAGTACGCGAAGAACGGAGTACAAATACTCTCTTAAATCCCTCCTTAAAATTTGAACTTCGGAAAGCGTATAATACGGGGTTAAGGCATAAACTtattgttaaaagaaaaagaagtacAACCTTCTGTCTTATATAAAAGTAGaattctttctctttcccGAAAGAAATGGTGTTAGAAAGAGCAAAGGGACCGTAACCAAGAAGAAATCCGCTTGTTGCCAGGATGAAGGTTACcagaagtttctttttctcagaATTGTCTTCATTGGTACTTTCCGCACAAATATCGTTGGAAAAATACAATCCTTTAATCAAGGATCCATAgcagaaaagaaagacaacTATTGGAATGTACGCGGTGAATACGAAATATATGATCGAATAAATATTGCTTCCCAAGCTAGGTTTGAAGCCCCACGGTCCATCACAGGAAGTATAATTCTTTTCCTCATTCCATTCGTTAAGGAGAAATCCTGGAAAACCTAGGACTGCGTTAAAAATCCAAATAAGAGCAAGAGCTTTCTTGATATTCTCTTCGTTTAAGCGCAAATTCGAGCTGAAAGGTTTCAATATAGCGTGATACCTTTCGACAGCGATGACTGAAAGAGTTGTGGCTGATGAAGCCATCGCGATATCCCCAATAACTACAAACTTACAAGAGAATTTGCCAAAGTTTTCAACTAGAAATCCGAAGCCTCCACTGTAGGCAAAGTGCATCGGGattaacaaaataacaatGGCATCACTAACCGCCAGGTTAGCTAAAAGATAATTTGTTGTCGTATGCATTTCTCGTGTCTTGTGCACAATTCGAACCACCAATATGTTGCCAATTAGTccaagaagacaaaatggaGTGATCGCCAAAGCAAAACCCAGGACAAACAAATCAGCCATACTTCCGCTTGTGCCTTTTAGTTTATCTTCCTAACATAAGTGTAGCTCTCAATCAAATGCCATCCACAATAGCCGTACTAACTCCCAGCCAACTTGCACTTTGAACCAGTTTCGAGTTGCAATTTGGAGTTTCCACAAggttagaaaagaaaatgctgtaggcatgaaggaaaatttaagATCATGATTAATGCGCAGGAAAGtcatcaaaaataaaacaaatatagAAACGTTgcaatttgcatttttgctGCTGGCGAAAAAGTTAGAACTAGAGAAGCACCTGTCATCGATTTTATTCCTTTCGGTTACAAACACCTAAGGTTCTTTGACCCTACCCTGGTTTAAAAGGAATGCAGCTTGAAGAGTCACGATGCAGGACCCAAGTTTTCGACACTTATGTCTAGTGTCTTCATCAGGGGAGATAGATCTAAAGTTGTTACACGACTCCACTTATACACTCCTTAATTAGCGTTTATTCTTATTCATGAGCTCCAGGAGCAGATAGATGTCTGGTAAAAGGCAGCCATTATCAAGGGGCGTTGGCAGAGTTATTGTGCCAAGCTTCCAAACAAAGTGATCGATTGTAGCGCCAAATGGTGGTGAAATTTTCGCAATTATTTCAGCCAATTGCATGCTCTGGGTAAAGGATCCTTAGGTTAGGTTTCGAGAAAATATGCCCTAGTGTCTGAAATGGCTTTTGGGCAggtttaaccccttaactgccgaatgagtgctcagggcacttatagattttactctgtctaacgccaaaCGATTTTACTCGCCaaaggggaaccccttggacgggaaagggtttaCAACGTCATAAacccattaaccccttaactgccgaatgagcgctcagggcacttatagattttactctgtctaacgccaaaCGATTTTACTCGCCaaaggggaaccccttggacgggaaagggttaactttGTGACCAAAATTCCTTCAATACACTCCATAAAGCTAAGACGGTGAGGGATAAATGTAAACCTAATGAGTCACTACTTAGTTTCCCGAGGTGTTACATAAAGAACTTACTAGTTTGCAAAGATTACGAAACTTTTTATGTAGCCTTTAAACGTTAGACACCGAATACCTATCGGCCTTCATTTTCCATTAAATCGTCGGATTATGGCAGACTTTTACGCCGTGCGAGCAAAGTCCTTGTCACTATTTATGACTAATAGAATGCTGAGAGAAGAAGACGAGATATTTGctggtgtgtgtgtgtgtttagGGTAAGCGCTAATTCTATTTGTGTAAACGCCAATTCGAGCTGAAACGTTTCAATACAGCGTGATACATTTCAACAGCGATAACTGAAAGAGTTGAGGCTGAGGAAACCACAACGATATGCCAAATAACTACATACTtacttttttcaagatttcCTGATTGATTTCCATAAAAAATTTCCATAAAGAGAGGACAAAGTTGCCACTGCCTTAGTTGAACGACATGTTTTGAAAtcgcattcattttaaaccagagtagcgTCAAACTCTGATTTTTCACCTGGTTGCTGCGTGAACGCGTTTGTGCCGTTaggtttttttatttactttctGTTCCCTTGGTgcccacattttttttttgttgtcaactaaaaagagagagaaagaggAAGGGAGGGGGACGGGgtggagagagaaaaaaaaagacgtcGGCGCGCTCACGCGTGGCGCACCTTGAAATCTCGGATCAACACTTGGAAAGATAGCGAATCTTTCAGAATATTTGATTCACTCTCGTGAAATGTTTGGCCTCTCGATCGTGAAAGTCGCTGGTAAATTCGCCGCTGGCTGCAATATGCAATCGCGCACGATAAAATATCCCGCTACTCACGCAAGCTTACGGCGGGACTCGAAGCCTTGATCGATTAGCTGTTCCCAAAGTTTAGTAAATCAGTCTGAATTGTCCGTCTCATTGAGTGCCATTAATATTCTTTGCGAATTATAAGGCGTCGTGCTTGTAAACTCCTACAAAGCCCAGCTGATAGCTTTTCCCAACTGAAGGATATTAATATTcatcataaaaattataattccctcgcttgtgattggtttaaaaaactcctatttcccactaataCACTCGCCAAGTTGTTGTCTGAcggtttgttatcggacagcttgttatcggacagtttgttatcggacagttataaacaaaccaatcaaattcaaagttgtggtttaaatcaaccaatcacagccttggtttcaatcactatagaaacagtgcACAtactcctaaatttatgcatcctttgtcagttttttattgtaaaatttccctttgtcaaataacttggctatttttcttttttcggaaaatgtaatttttatgattaattggctcgtgataaaaaattttgttagcactcgtatgattacagaccgaattggactccactcagtcctattaccattacttattttCCAACTGCACTTCgtagagtacaaataacgcCCAAAACGAGTACAAATATCACGCGGTATTTGTATTCCAGAGGACCGATTAGGCAGGTTTTCTCGCAACACGCAATCGACGGATTCGATTAAagttacgaaaaaaaatttgtttgtcaaaacGAATTTCTTTTCCACCTTTTGtcttgacagaaatcttaaaGTGAAAACTCGAATGTGTGATTTGGACGATCGAAAGACCATTTTTCCcgttgtgaaaagtgaaataaattgcgccaGTGATGGCTTGGTCGAAaccacaaaaattaatttgccttcttctcctgctgttgaccaatcagttagCTCAGGAGCCTATGACGTTGATAGGCTCCTGGTTAGCTGGATTTCCCGCGCCAATTCCGTTCTGCCTCGCATACTTCTGTCACGCATTCTCCGTAAATAAATATCCGGGAAATTCACCCGCACAGACACAACAATTTGGcgtgttggataataaatctcttattagacgttttgttgggTAGTATCGCTAGGAAGTTTTACGTGACTCGCCCTACAGGTTCGTTAAAATACGACAAACCTGgaaaaatactcagcgatactacacaacaaaatgtgTAGTAAGATATATTAATTCTTGAGTGTCaagtccgccatcttggatcaGTTCCACTGATCAGGTGGTGTGGTAGTACGCATGCTTGCAGTGATGCAATAGAATGGCTATTCCCATAGAAATtgatttttgatgaaaaagttGCACATATGATGCTAACGGTTAAACAAATAGAACTGTTATTCAGAGAAACGACGCAAAACTTGCAAACATGTAGTAACCGGAACACGAACTTTCTCCTGTACTTTAATTTGTTCTTCACtgatggtgacatcataaacTTGTTACTCAATTTACTTTAAATTTGTTAGACTCCGCACGTATTATTGATAGAAGTCTCAAAGAACTAATTTCTTCCCAAGGCAATGAGCATTGAATTATCTCGGCAATTTAACAGCTGTTGTAAATCATATATACGGGGCCGAGAATAACcacaaaaattgattttcacAAAGATAGTACTGTT
This window harbors:
- the LOC141860566 gene encoding mu-type opioid receptor-like, with the protein product MADLFVLGFALAITPFCLLGLIGNILVVRIVHKTREMHTTTNYLLANLAVSDAIVILLIPMHFAYSGGFGFLVENFGKFSCKFVVIGDIAMASSATTLSVIAVERYHAILKPFSSNLRLNEENIKKALALIWIFNAVLGFPGFLLNEWNEEKNYTSCDGPWGFKPSLGSNIYSIIYFVFTAYIPIVVFLFCYGSLIKGLYFSNDICAESTNEDNSEKKKLLVTFILATSGFLLGYGPFALSNTISFGKEKEFYFYIRQKVVLLFLLTISLCLNPVLYAFRSSNFKEGFKRVFVLRSSRTVEQNATQLA